Proteins found in one Triticum aestivum cultivar Chinese Spring chromosome 4D, IWGSC CS RefSeq v2.1, whole genome shotgun sequence genomic segment:
- the LOC123096735 gene encoding F-box/LRR-repeat protein 4 codes for MTFAEAWPRPPPLATAPISPRRGGGGRRAGGGGGACGDVDAALCDDLLQEVFRLLPPAAGPAVSLVSRRWVALLRASTSRLTLRLPPAFTGASASAAAGPLADLLSRYPYLSALAVVSASSAAAHDADALLLAVSASPSATRLTALRFSVGSPVSPAALRDVSVTLSGLTSLHLTAVSPLSFRWLACLPCLKSFAFVNSAVAAVDSAGSSSDEDSGGEGDAVGALPLERLSLCGIRSGDHGLRWLWQRCVSLRWLQLRACDGIGDGTSSAAFSGCLAGLLELELRACRTVADRVLLIAADRCCALKSLLVYDGGSREALLQFIRRRGAALHTLDLRLPLDLHNDHLLAIGAEQGHDTRGSLAVLRLQSCVLVTGDGLRSLARTAIGAGIKDVALVSCDVVEREPGLLTFLSQSMRHLRRLDLSYNETLKDKEIGAMLSSCRNLIDIRFRGCRGITGESLLSLLRHCGQTVEVVDISRCPAIKVASVELFAQRATRLNHLVIEVSSVSEELKAIARTKGMKVGPLPCEGSF; via the exons ATGACTTTCG CTGAGGCGTGGCCGCGCCCTCCCCCCCTGGCTACGGCGCCAATAAGcccccgacgcggcggcggaggccgccgcgccggcggcggaggcggggcaTGCGGCGACGTGGACGCCGCGCTCTGCGACGACCTGCTGCAGGAGGTGTTCCGCCTGCTCCCGCCCGCCGCCGGGCCGGCCGTCTCCCTCGTCTCCCGCCGCTGGGTCGCGCTCCTCCGAGCCTCCACGTCCCGCCTCACCCTCCGCCTGCCGCCGGCCTTCACCGGAGCATCGGCCTCCGCGGCTGCGGGTCCTCTGGCTGACCTGCTCTCGCGCTACCCGTATCTATCCGCGCTGGCCGTCGTCTCCGCGTCCTCGGCCGCCGCTCACGACGCCGACGCGCTCCTGCTCGCGGTGTCCGCCTCGCCGTCGGCCACCAGGCTCACAGCGCTGCGGTTCTCGGTCGGTTCGCCCGTCTCGCCCGCTGCGCTGCGCGACGTCTCCGTCACCCTCTCCGGCCTCACCTCGCTCCACCTCACCGCCGTCAGCCCCCTGTCGTTCCGTTGGCTCGCGTGCTTGCCCTGCCTCAAATCCTTTGCCTTTGTCAACTCCGCCGTTGCTGCCGTTGACTCTGCCGGTTCCAGCTCCGATGAAGACTCCGGCGGCGAGGGCGACGCCGTAGGGGCGTTGCCTCTGGAGAGGCTGTCGCTGTGCGGCATCCGCTCCGGCGACCACGGGCTCAGGTGGCTATGGCAGCGCTGTGTGAGCCTACGGTGGCTGCAGCTGCGCGCTTGCGACGGCATCGGAGATGGCACCTCCTCGGCTGCCTTCTCAGGATGCCTAGCCGGCCTGCTCGAGCTTGAGCTCCGCGCTTGCCGAACCGTCGCCGACCGCGTCCTCCTCATCGCCGCTGACCGGTGCTGTGCTCTCAAGTCTCTCCTGGTGTATGACGGCGGCAGCAGGGAGGCCCTCCTCCAGTTCATCCGTCGGCGCGGCGCCGCACTGCACACCTTGGACCTCCGCCTGCCTCTCGACCTGCACAACGACCACCTCCTTGCAATCGGCGCAGAGCAAGGCCACGACACCCGGGGCAGTCTTGCCGTGCTTCGCCTTCAAAGCTGTGTCCTCGTCACGGGGGACGGGCTTCGTTCTCTCGCGCGCACGGCCATTGGGGCGGGCATCAAAGATGTCGCCCTGGTGAGCTGCGATGTAGTTGAACGGGAGCCTGGGCTGCTCACGTTCCTCAGCCAGAGCATGCGTCACCTCCGCCGGCTTGATCTGTCTTACAACGAGACCCTGAAGGACAAGGAGATTGGAGCCATGCTATCGTCTTGCCGGAATCTGATTGACATCAGGTTTAGGGGTTGCCGCGGCATTACCGGTGAATCTTTACTCTCGCTGCTTAGGCACTGTGGGCAGACAGTGGAGGTCGTGGACATCTCCCGCTGCCCTGCCATTAAAGTGGCCAGTGTCGAACTCTTTGCACAGCGAGCCACCCGTTTGAATCATTTGGTCATCGAGGTGAGCTCGGTGTCGGAGGAACTGAAGGCGATTGCACGGACGAAAGGCATGAAGGTTGGCCCATTGCCTTGTGAAGGATCATTCTGA